A genomic window from Haladaptatus caseinilyticus includes:
- a CDS encoding transcription factor S: MEFCDECGSMMKADDGLWVCGSCGYEKPKGDASDYTITEDQEASEIIESGGGTNGLPTTSAQCPNCDNDEAYWYMQQIRSADESETRFFVCTECEHKWREDDH, encoded by the coding sequence ATGGAGTTCTGTGACGAGTGCGGTTCCATGATGAAAGCCGACGATGGCCTTTGGGTCTGTGGTAGCTGTGGCTACGAGAAGCCGAAAGGCGACGCCAGCGATTACACGATCACCGAAGACCAGGAAGCCAGCGAGATAATAGAGAGCGGCGGCGGCACCAACGGGCTTCCGACGACGAGCGCGCAGTGTCCGAACTGCGACAACGACGAAGCCTACTGGTACATGCAACAGATTCGTTCGGCCGACGAGAGCGAAACCCGATTTTTCGTCTGCACCGAGTGCGAGCACAAGTGGCGCGAAGACGATCACTAA
- a CDS encoding MFS transporter yields MFGTDRRVLALALARMADAVGNSFLIVVLPVYIASGAVSGDTFGLEEAMVTGVVLSLFGFLNSFTQPFAGRISDRTGKRKLFILLGLAILTLTNVAYAFAGNYVSLVLIRALQGVGVAFTIPCTIALVNELATGDTRGGNMGVFNTFRLLGFGLGPIAAGSVVDGGPYTIAGIQLTGFDAAFYFAAVGALVSYLLVTLLVSDPKRTESSAGEEFDLSLRSSGGGLDPVFTLGLTTLFLAISIALLATIEPTINERLDQGKTWFGLQFAAFVLAQVALQAPVGRASDRFGRRPFIIVGMVVLVPATLAQGFVGTSTQMLVARLVQGVAGALVFAPALALAGDLAREGQSGTQLSILTMAFGLGTAIGPLASGFLVRYGFSIPFEFGAILAALGALLVYTQVEETMSVGADSDAESRPAPQD; encoded by the coding sequence ATGTTCGGTACCGACAGACGGGTATTAGCGCTGGCGCTGGCACGAATGGCGGACGCAGTCGGTAATTCGTTCCTTATCGTCGTGTTGCCGGTGTATATCGCGAGCGGTGCGGTTTCCGGCGACACGTTCGGTCTCGAGGAGGCGATGGTCACGGGAGTCGTGCTCTCGTTGTTCGGCTTTCTCAACAGCTTCACGCAGCCGTTCGCCGGGAGGATCTCCGACCGAACCGGAAAACGAAAGCTGTTCATCCTGCTCGGTCTGGCGATTCTGACGCTGACGAACGTCGCATACGCCTTCGCCGGAAACTATGTGTCGCTCGTCCTCATTCGCGCACTTCAGGGCGTCGGCGTCGCCTTTACGATTCCCTGTACCATCGCGCTCGTCAACGAACTCGCCACGGGTGACACCCGTGGGGGGAATATGGGCGTGTTCAACACGTTCCGTCTGTTGGGATTCGGCCTCGGACCGATCGCGGCAGGGTCGGTCGTGGATGGTGGACCGTACACCATCGCAGGTATCCAACTGACCGGCTTCGACGCCGCGTTCTACTTCGCGGCAGTCGGCGCGCTCGTCAGCTACTTGCTCGTCACCTTGCTGGTGAGCGACCCGAAGCGCACCGAATCGAGTGCCGGCGAGGAGTTCGACCTCTCGCTGCGTAGTTCAGGTGGTGGTCTCGATCCCGTCTTTACGCTCGGACTCACGACGCTGTTTTTGGCGATAAGCATCGCACTTCTGGCGACGATCGAACCGACGATCAACGAACGGCTGGACCAAGGGAAGACGTGGTTCGGACTTCAGTTCGCCGCGTTCGTCCTCGCACAGGTCGCGCTTCAGGCTCCGGTCGGCCGCGCGAGCGACCGGTTCGGCCGCCGTCCCTTCATCATCGTCGGAATGGTCGTTTTGGTCCCAGCGACGCTGGCACAGGGGTTCGTCGGTACCTCGACGCAGATGCTCGTTGCCCGTCTCGTACAGGGTGTCGCCGGCGCGCTGGTGTTCGCGCCTGCGCTCGCGTTGGCCGGTGACCTCGCGCGTGAGGGGCAGTCCGGAACTCAACTCTCCATCCTGACGATGGCGTTCGGACTGGGGACCGCAATCGGTCCGCTTGCGTCCGGATTCCTCGTTCGGTATGGCTTCTCGATTCCGTTCGAGTTCGGGGCGATACTGGCGGCGCTCGGCGCACTCCTCGTCTACACGCAGGTCGAAGAAACGATGTCAGTGGGTGCGGATTCGGACGCCGAATCGCGCCCGGCGCCGCAAGATTGA
- a CDS encoding DUF5789 family protein yields the protein MAHTVKFSHLESELQRLSYPVSRDEAAEALDDVTVLFAEGQENLGELVAQTEQDEYESVEDIDAEINNVLPREAVGEPYQSEGEG from the coding sequence ATGGCACATACTGTTAAGTTCAGCCATCTGGAGTCCGAACTCCAGCGGTTGTCCTATCCAGTGTCGCGCGACGAAGCCGCGGAAGCACTGGATGATGTAACCGTTCTGTTCGCGGAAGGACAAGAGAACCTCGGCGAACTCGTTGCACAGACGGAACAGGACGAGTACGAATCCGTCGAGGACATCGACGCGGAGATCAACAACGTCCTGCCGCGGGAGGCGGTGGGTGAGCCATACCAGTCCGAGGGCGAGGGCTAA